In the Pungitius pungitius chromosome 5, fPunPun2.1, whole genome shotgun sequence genome, one interval contains:
- the psat1 gene encoding phosphoserine aminotransferase, which produces MEQKQTINFGAGPAKLPQSVLLQAQKELLSYNDIGVSVLEMSHRSADFNKILNKTESLMRELLNIPENYKVMFLQGGGSGQFSAVPLNLIGLKEDRCTDYLVTGTWSEKAAKEAGKYGKVNIVHPKLDSYTKIPDPSSWTLNPSASYVYYCCNETVHGVEYNFTPETNGVVLVSDMSSNFLSRPVDVSKFGLIFAGAQKNVGCAGVTVVIVREDLLGHALKECPIVLDYKVQAEMNSLYNTPPCFSIYIMGLVLEWIKNNGGSAAMETLNKQKSSMIYDIINASNGFYKCPVDVTCRSRMNVPFRVGKKEGDEALEKEFLAGTSKRGMISLKGHRSTGGIRASLYNAVTVEDTRALASFMEEFMKEHQ; this is translated from the exons ATGGAACAGAAACAAACCATCAACTTTGGCGCTGGACCTGCAAAACTCCCGCAATCC GTGCTGCTACAAGCACAGAAGGAGCTCCTCAGCTACAATGACATCGGTGTTAGCGTTCTTG AGATGAGTCACCGATCAGCTGACTTCAACAAGATCCTCAACAAAACGGAAAGTCTGATGAGAGAGTTGCT GAACATCCCCGAAAACTACAAGGTGATGTTCCTGCAGGGCGGCGGGTCGGGACAGTTCAGCGCTGTTCCCCTCAACCTTATCGGCCTCAAAGAGGACCGATGCACCGATTACCTGGTGACCGGAACGTGGTCAGAAAAGGCTGCGAAGGAGGCAGGGAAGTACGGCAAAGTCAACATTGTCCACCCGAAGCTGGATAGTTACACGA AAATCCCCGACCCCAGCAGCTGGACCTTGAACCCGTCGGCCTCCTACGTGTACTACTGCTGCAACGAGACGGTCCACGGCGTGGAGTACAACTTCACACCAGAAACCAACGGGGTGGTCCTCGTCAGCGACATGTCCTCCAACTTCCTGTCCCGACCCGTGGACGTGTCAAAG TTTGGGCTGATTTTTGCCGGAGCTCAGAAGAACGTCGGCTGCGCCGGGGTAACCGTTGTCATTGTGCGAGAGGACTTGTTGGGGCACGCCCTGAAAGAGTGTCCCATTGTTCTGGACTACAAGGTGCAGGCTGAAATGAACTCCCTCTACAACACGCCCCCATGTTTCAG CATCTACATCATGGGTCTGGTTCTGGAGTGGATTAAGAACAACGGGGGCAGCGCTGCCATGGAGACGCTCAACAAGCAGAAGTCGTCCATgatctatgacatcatcaacgcCTCCAATGGGTTCTATAA GTGTCCCGTGGACGTGACTTGTCGTAGCCGCATGAACGTACCGTTCCGTGTGGGGAAGAAGGAGGGAGACGAAGCCTTGGAGAAGGAGTTTCTGGCTGGCACATCCAAACGTGGAATGATATCGCTGAAAGGACACAG GTCAACTGGAGGGATTCGTGCATCTCTGTACAATGCTGTAACGGTGGAGGACACTCGAGCCCTGGCCAGCTTTATGGAAGAATTCATGAAGGAGCACCAATAA
- the LOC134129017 gene encoding BICD family-like cargo adapter 1, protein MEPWEVKNSDGEGPYAVRTLLGWVVNGPLQGSKDNGNTIECPDVTVNRYADKLEELKQELQQKGSHNRLQEEELISAMREQVLRLTQKEQVLEERLESVCQENTELRASLASLHTRLALQDQLNQQHSQQLAGAMQEAEAAQGRSRQLQTQVEELQEEVSLQEGRSHGDAPLLSELESSMETTSLGVSKEEITQEMWSSLQLLLPLTPKLNNSGRSEVVDQKEDLHTILRQLKGVAQTLALTWGSQELNRAFVDRTGDQCGNPSAAHELRDQNVHLQQENAELKRKLQDVEEEADVVQHTIRDRDEAIAKKTLMEAELVRSKSDMISLNNQLEAIQRKLELSQELEAWQDDIQIVINQQLRSQQTMEHPQKKSTSNGTSFFRRGGRAASTSSTWSSDVDPG, encoded by the coding sequence ATGGAGCCCTGGGAGGTTAAAAACAGTGATGGAGAAGGACCTTATGCAGTTAGAACCCTACTGGGATGGGTCGTGAATGGACCATTACAAGGAAGCAAGGACAATGGGAACACAATTGAATGTCCGGATGTTACTGTTAATAGATACGCAgacaagctggaggagctgaaacagGAGCTCCAACAAAAAGGAAGCCACaacaggctgcaggaggaggagcttatcAGTGCGATGAGAGAGCAGGTTCTGCGTCTCACCCagaaggagcaggtgctggaggagcgTTTGGAGAGTGTGTGTCAAGAAAACACCGAGCTGAGGGCCAGTTTGGCCTCTTTGCACACACGCCTGGCTCTACAAGACCAACTCAACCAGCAGCACAGCCAGCAGCTAGCTGGGGCGATGCAAGAGGCGGAGGCTGCACAGGGTCGCTCACGGCAGCTGCAGACCCAGGTGGAGGAGCTTCAGGAGGAGGTGTCCCTGCAGGAAGGCAGGAGCCACGGAGACGCACCCCTGCTGTCCGAGCtggagagcagcatggagacgacGAGCCTCGGGGTCAGCAAAGAAGAGATTACACAAGAAATGTGGTCCAGTCTTCAGTTGCTGCTCCCACTGACACCGAAACTGAACAACtcggggaggtcagaggtcgtggaTCAAAAGGAAGACCTGCACACAATACTGCGTCAGTTGAAGGGAGTGGCCCAGACTCTGGCACTGACGTGGGGCTCTCAGGAGCTGAATCGAGCTTTTGTCGACAGGACGGGCGATCAGTGTGGGAATCCGAGTGCAGCGCATGAGCTGAGAGATCAGAACGtccatctgcagcaggaaaacgCTGAGTTGAAACGTAAGCTgcaggacgtggaggaggaggccgacgtCGTCCAACACACCATCAGAGATCGAGATGAAGCCATAGCCAAGAAAACCCTGATGGAGGCAGAGTTGGTGAGAAGTAAAAGTGACATGATATCTCTCAACAACCAGTTAGAAGCCATCCAACGTAAGCTGGAGTTGTCACAGGAACTGGAAGCCTGGCAGGACGATATCCAGATCGTTATCAACCAGCAGCTCAGGTCCCAGCAGACGATGGAGCATCCTCAGAAGAAGTCCACCTCCAACGGCACGTCCTTCTTCCGCAGGGGGGGCAgagccgcctccacctcctccacctggagttCAGACGTGGATCCTGGTTGA